The DNA segment GATATGAACGCCCCCATCTTGAGGTACATGccctcgaccaatcatgagtcagtctcagctcgcaatcatgatgtttcatctcgttttttatagcatcaaataactaattgaaaccaaacttattgACGTTTTCCCTGACCTTTTAGCTTGGTCCATGTTCGATCCACTaatgtggaggaggcaggattcatgacctatactgcagccagccccCAGGTGGCGATCGAGGCGCTTCGGATTAACTTTTGGGAGGAATCATGTCTTCCAtgtttataaacagtctatgttGATAACAGATTAATCATTATCATTgtagtcaggtgtgtgtgtgtgtgtgtgtgtgtgtgtgtgtgtgtgtgtgtgtgtgtgtgtgtgtgtgtgtgtgtgtgtgtgtgtgtgtgtgtgtgagtgcttaTATGTGAGCAATGCACTTTTAATAAGCAACAAGTAAATGGGGAGCCTGAAGTCTGAGCTTCCTCCATTTTGGCTTTGGGAAATTGTGCTAGAATCACTCTAATTTATCCTAGTAGACACTGTGTCTCTGCCATGTAGCTCTCCATAACAACATGCAGAGAACCAAGAGCAACAGGAAGAACATtagacacaaagagaaacaagtcTGCACTGTTTCAGGCAGTGATTATCATACAATTATTCACTTGTGGTGCtacaatattaacactgaccattttccatcttttattGCAGAGCTGCATGCAGAGCAGGCTCTAACTTGTTCTTTATCTGTGTCACATGAGACAACAGACCTGTCAGTCAGCAGCCCCTCTCCCCTGTGCAAACATGAATTCATTACAGTTCAGCTGAATTTATTAGTTTTGAGGTGCTTTTACTTTCCTTTTAGTATTTAAATTTTTAGCTACTCAATTCTTCTACTCCACCACCACTACTCCAGTACATCTCAGAAGCAAATATTCTACTTAACAGATAATGTTAGTTTGAAGATTAAGATTAATAATACAGTTTATAACACACAGATTATGCTGGATTATAATAGTTTAAGATAGTATTTAAAGTATAAAACCTCACCTGTACCAGCGGCAATTGattataaaaaaagacaataatatgatttatataattttttcagGGATTGTCTTATATCAGGGCCAATATATggtgtcctctctctccagtcACAACCACCAttgaccaaagtgctgaacaggcttgaaaccaaaataataaaaaatacatataaacaaacagcagatgtAGAGAACCCTCAGTAATGTTTTCCTCCTTTCATTCGGTTTTGGCTGCGCAAAAACGCTCCTAAATCTTACATAGTAGACAAAACCCTGGCTGAGCTACTTGTTTGTGAAGGACTTTTTGTGTTCtaatattaatatcaatttaaaagaaatctttATACTTATTATACCTTTATCTTTCACTGGAGACTCTCTTCTATCTCTAATGGTCTATGCCACGACCTCGGTTGCTGTGGCAACCACCAATGGGGACTGGGCCAGTTGAATTCAGAGAGCTCGAGACCGACAATGAACTATGCTTTTAGTAACGGGCCTGTGGACACTCTGCCTACCACTACCTCAGGaaggaaaaaatatttcacGGCCAAACCAACATCAACAGCCTCATGCAGCGTCCCTGTCTATTATTCATTAATGATCAGTTATACACAACCAACTCCTCCATAGGGACTTTTCTGTGAAGACTATTTACCCAGACATGTTTTACGATGCAAATCTTGGTCTGCTGGTTCATGCAGCTTCACAGCAGACATGTGAACTGAACTGCGGGTTGTCAGTGGTCACGTGACAGACAGTGACTCACCATGCGGTGGATGTGTTGTAGGGCAGGAGCGTCGGGCTGTGGCTCTCCTCTCGGAGGCTGTGTCGGGGCTGGTAGTGGCTGGGCACCATGGGCTGGGCTTGAGTCTGGGCTTCACTCTCCTCCGGCATCGACCTGTGCCACTGACTCCGGGCCTTCTTCAGCCAGCGGCCGCCCAGACCCCATTTCTCCAGGTAGACCCGGCACAGCTCGTAGTTTATGGCTGAGTAGTAGAGGAAGTCCAGCGCCAGCAGCACCATGACGAAGAAGCCGTAAATCCACACGCCGACCAGGGCAGTATAATTACttcaggagacagacagagggtgTTAGCACAGTGTAATCTGGTAAAATGATGATAAACACTCCTCACATGCTCTAAGCTACCATCAGATACCCTTAAGCTGTGGCTATGACGGAGCTGCCAGGTGTGAATGTTTGCTCTTCATGTGGCAAGGCCGAGACGTTCACTAAAATCCTCCCTGGATaagaaccacagagaaaccTCCATCTGCTCCATTCgctatttttaaaaaacgttgGACAAAGACTTTAATTAGCACAAAATACTTCAGCTTCCTTATTGTGCCTCTAAAAATCTGTTCTCCTTGTTTTCACCTCTCATAAATTGTCTCCATGTATTGCATGATCCATCTGGACTTAATTTGTACTTTCTTTTACTCAACCCACATCCATAACAAAACAAGGTCACTCAGCAGGAGTTCTAACAGAAACAGAGCAACTAAATATTTCTGAATGCAAAGTCTTTGTTTATGATGCTGAGAACATTTAGTTGGGGGAACATCACATAAACTGAAGGCGATTCAGTCCTATCTGGATGATTTTCCCAAGAAATATTTTGActctgacagacagagatgaaacAGGATGTCACTTCAAAATCAACTCTTCTGGAGGGAATCCTGTCTCTTATGTGATCTTGGCACATTTTTGAAATGCTCTTCTTGTGCTTCTATTCAGTAAATCAAGAGAATTCACATCAGTCTGAAAATATGTCTTCCTAGGGATATTTATCTGCACTCAAATTCACCTGAATTCGCCTTTTTTCATAGACCTAATCTTTTTTGACAACTCCAAAAATTTACATCTATAAAAAGGGGGGAAGGAAACAGTAGAATTTCCTCATGAtcagtaaaagacaaaaacaaccagTCGATTCACACAATTAGTTCATTAGTCTATCAGAGTCCACAACAATGCAATTTATAAAGTGAGTAAATTACTTGAGTGGCTTTTGTTTCATGTCCAAAGATTTTTGTCGTCGTGTCTGTGTTGGCGACACTTATCTAGTTTGTTCGTCTGTTATGTTGAATTGAGGAACCAGCAGGGTTTTCCGAGTTGGGTCAACCAGGGTAAGCAAACTGTATGTGCACGATGTTCTGAGGGAACAATCTTGACCACACAACTAAAAATGATGTTGtgttattcaatatttaaacagcCGTCTCAATGTAGGAAAGCACATGCCATTGATTATCATGTCAAAGGGTTGTGGTTTATctagctgctttttaaaaacatggtctCAGATGACTTTTATTCTGCATCTATTGTGATCCTGCATCATTTTAGCTGctctgtaaatatataaaaggcCATAAATGCAATGCATTGACCTGTAAAAAACCCATACAGGCCTTTGGTTTTGCTTCACATACTGCAATAAATCTCAAACTATAAAACAATTTTCACCGTGCAGTGTGAGTGCGGAGCAGAATAATGGTCGGTTTAAGTCACTTGGCCAGTGTTAAACATCAAACCTGCTCTCCATCTTCCGCTGAGCTCGGATCAAAGAGCGGCCCAACAGGCCATCTGACACGAAAATGAAATATCATGACCGGCTGCAGGGCAGTGTGAACCGTCCCAGACAGAGGCCTGCTGGGAGGACATTAGTACAAAGAGCTGTGGTTTTGTCACCCAAGCCTCCCACTGAGAGCTCCCACAGATCGAGAggcttgtttttctgtgtccttCACTCAGAGAAACCTgcacataatgaaaatattgacGTTTCTTGCCACCTTATAGTTTACTATTAATAATACTGTAAAAGTGCACTTTTATTTATTGCGTGAATTTCTATGACACACTCGTGGTGGTACTTCATATAGTAGCCAACACTTAACACCTGCCTTTGTGAGCCATCGTGTGGAGGCGTCCTGCTCTCAACACAACAACTGCTCTCAGCATCTGCTCCTGTTAATGCTTTCGTAGGTGTAGATCAATGTCAACGAAAGTCTCTGAGCAAGAAGCAAGTGGTGTCAATGAGAGTGATActgtggaggggaggggggggggggggggggactgtttGTGAGTCTGCAGACTTCATCTGATCTGAAACTGTTCTATCATAGCAGATCACATTAAACTCTGCTCACGATTCAGCACAAGCTACTTTTTTTCCCTTAATCATCTGCAACAACGCTatgttttcttccttcttttacttttgaaattgttttagtgttttatgcCTCTGTGGTTACAGTGGAGACGGACAGGAAATGAGAGCAGGGGAATGACATGCAGCAGATTGTCCATCCGGAGGGAAATCAAGCTCGGGGAATTTGAGCCCATGTGGTCTGCATCCTAACCATTCAGCTAGAGTTCTCTTTTTCTTACACAATACATCAAATTTAGGACCATATTGAATCAGAGATTTCAAAAATATTGTTGCAATATGTTGTGAATTAACAAAAAATtctgagaataaagtcgtattactaggaaaataaaaacataatttaatgacaggctgatcttcttgtaaaattacaacattattctcGCAAtcttatgactttattctcgaaatctctCCTTTCAGTGGCcctaatacattttaatgtagATGTACTGGAGCCTCGGCAACTTCTTATTAAACCAACACATTTGGATAAATTGTGTTGGCAAAGGTATACACTACCAGAGGGCAGACAGAAAGTGTAAATGGGTCTGACTGGGTTAAACTGGCAGCAGAGTGTTACTTACTTGTGTGCGTATCCATCTGAGGTGGTGGTGAGGTTGATCTGCATGACCATCTGGAACTCGCTCTCGTTGCAGCAGTATTTGAaggctgtgttgttgtgg comes from the Hippoglossus hippoglossus isolate fHipHip1 chromosome 6, fHipHip1.pri, whole genome shotgun sequence genome and includes:
- the shisal1b gene encoding protein shisa-like-1a isoform X1 translates to MTITSRQSFNVLTVIFLLLSTAALSAHYRVCEPYSDHKGRYHFGFHCPRLSDNKTYMFCCHHNNTAFKYCCNESEFQMVMQINLTTTSDGYAHNNYTALVGVWIYGFFVMVLLALDFLYYSAINYELCRVYLEKWGLGGRWLKKARSQWHRSMPEESEAQTQAQPMVPSHYQPRHSLREESHSPTLLPYNTSTAW
- the shisal1b gene encoding protein shisa-like-1a isoform X2 — its product is MTITSRQSFNVLTVIFLLLSTAALSAHYRVCEPYSDHKGRYHFGFHCPRLSDNKTYMFCCHHNNTAFKYCCNESEFQMVMQINLTTTSDGYAHNNYTALVGVWIYGFFVMVLLALDFLYYSAINYELCRVYLEKWGLGGRWLKKARSQWHRSMPEESEAQTQAQPMVPSHYQPRHSLREESHSPTLLPYNTSTA